Proteins from one Hymenobacter gelipurpurascens genomic window:
- a CDS encoding DUF4293 domain-containing protein — MIQRIQSVFLLLLSLAMLSVLFLPIWSKTDPVSGQTLVMTAFQLAYENADAGMSVSTSTWPVAALAAASTLVALFEIFQFRNRFMQLKLGMVNFLLIVATIGAGFYFSSLGEQMLNVKMPGTFQAGFYLPTLALLLNLLANRFIRRDEQLVRSMDRLR; from the coding sequence ATGATACAAAGAATCCAAAGCGTATTTCTGCTGTTGCTCTCCTTGGCCATGTTGAGCGTATTGTTTCTGCCGATCTGGAGCAAAACCGATCCGGTTAGCGGTCAGACGCTGGTAATGACCGCCTTCCAACTGGCCTACGAGAATGCCGATGCCGGCATGTCCGTTTCAACGAGCACTTGGCCAGTAGCCGCTTTGGCTGCTGCTTCCACTTTGGTGGCGCTCTTCGAAATCTTCCAATTCCGCAACCGCTTCATGCAGCTCAAGCTAGGCATGGTCAACTTCCTGCTGATTGTGGCTACTATCGGCGCTGGCTTTTACTTTTCCAGCCTCGGCGAGCAAATGCTCAACGTCAAGATGCCCGGTACTTTCCAGGCCGGTTTCTACCTGCCTACGCTGGCCCTGCTGCTAAACCTGCTCGCCAACCGCTTCATCCGCCGCGACGAGCAACTAGTCCGCAGCATGGACCGTCTTCGTTAG
- a CDS encoding GH92 family glycosyl hydrolase — MSIPFYGAAQVKSPDNLVQYAHPIVGTQKMGHTFPGATVPFGAVQLSPDTDTISYEQDGKYNPDVYKYCAGYQYEDKSIVGFSHTHFSGTGHSDLGDFLIMPTTGALQLNPGTADKPQSGYRSVYSHKTEVAEPAYYSVRLEDHNILAELTATNRVGFHQYTFPKSDQAHIILDLMAGIYNYPDKNVWTFVRVENDSLVTGYRQTNGWARTRTVYFALQFSKPFKQYGSRRYDKKQAYRGFWGRFDQTKNFPDLAGEQLRMYFDFKTTEGEKIKLKFALSPVSTDGALKNLRAEAPGWDFEQVKRQGQQLWQQELSRVAIQAAKREDKDNFYTALYHAFLSPTTYMDVDGQYRGLDQNTHKAEGFTNYTTFSLWDTYRALHPLFNLVQPKRNADMVQSMMAHFEQSAEHMLPVWSHYANENWCMIGYHSVPVIADAIVKGNTPFDANKALDACVTTARQQWYDGLGHYLQLGYVPEDKSGSSVSKTLEYAYDDWCIAQAAQKLGRQDIYQEFSKRASNWQNVYDARIGFMRPKMSDGTFRKEFDVLSTNNQGFIEGNAWNYSLYVPQDPGKLIQLMGGNQKFVPHLDSLFTMHLPDKFFAETEDITRDGIIGNYVHGNEPAHHAAYLYNWTDQPWKTQERVRMIIKRMYHPTPDGLGGNDDCGQMSAWYVFTALGFYPVAPGSDEYALGSPVVQGATLRLENGKTFTIQVKNQSDKNVYVKQATLNGKILTRPFLKHSDIVQGGELVFTMSARPVGKL; from the coding sequence ATGAGCATTCCGTTCTATGGGGCGGCACAAGTTAAGAGCCCCGATAATTTAGTCCAGTATGCGCATCCTATAGTCGGTACGCAGAAAATGGGACATACATTTCCAGGAGCTACTGTTCCTTTTGGGGCAGTTCAGCTAAGCCCTGACACCGATACCATCAGTTATGAGCAGGATGGTAAGTATAACCCTGATGTGTATAAGTACTGTGCTGGGTACCAATATGAGGACAAGTCTATAGTTGGGTTTAGCCACACCCACTTCAGCGGTACAGGCCATTCAGACTTAGGTGACTTTCTGATTATGCCTACTACAGGAGCGTTGCAGCTAAATCCTGGGACTGCGGACAAGCCGCAAAGTGGGTACCGGTCGGTCTACTCACATAAAACCGAGGTTGCGGAACCGGCCTATTATAGTGTCAGGCTCGAAGACCACAACATTCTGGCTGAGTTGACTGCTACAAATCGAGTGGGCTTTCATCAGTATACTTTCCCCAAGTCAGATCAGGCCCATATTATCCTTGATCTGATGGCGGGCATCTATAATTATCCTGATAAGAATGTCTGGACGTTCGTGCGGGTAGAGAATGATTCGCTCGTGACGGGATACCGGCAGACAAACGGCTGGGCCCGCACGCGTACAGTTTATTTTGCACTACAGTTTTCCAAGCCATTCAAACAATACGGTAGCCGGAGGTACGACAAGAAACAGGCCTACCGTGGTTTCTGGGGGAGGTTCGATCAAACTAAAAACTTCCCAGACTTAGCCGGTGAACAGCTTCGGATGTACTTCGATTTTAAGACGACGGAAGGAGAGAAGATCAAACTCAAGTTTGCATTGTCGCCGGTGAGTACAGATGGGGCTTTGAAGAACCTGCGGGCTGAAGCTCCTGGTTGGGACTTCGAGCAGGTGAAGCGCCAAGGGCAACAACTATGGCAGCAGGAGCTGAGCCGGGTGGCAATTCAGGCAGCAAAGCGGGAGGATAAGGATAACTTTTATACGGCACTCTATCATGCTTTCCTCAGCCCAACCACTTATATGGATGTGGATGGGCAGTATAGAGGCCTAGATCAGAATACGCATAAAGCAGAGGGCTTCACGAACTACACCACATTTTCGCTCTGGGATACGTACCGGGCGCTGCATCCACTCTTTAATCTGGTACAGCCAAAGCGCAATGCCGATATGGTGCAGTCGATGATGGCGCACTTTGAGCAGAGCGCGGAGCATATGCTGCCGGTTTGGTCGCACTACGCGAATGAGAACTGGTGCATGATTGGCTACCACAGCGTGCCGGTTATTGCTGATGCCATAGTAAAAGGGAATACTCCTTTCGATGCAAATAAGGCTCTAGATGCCTGCGTGACGACAGCCCGGCAGCAGTGGTATGATGGCCTAGGCCACTATCTACAGCTTGGCTATGTGCCCGAAGACAAAAGTGGCTCCTCCGTATCTAAAACGTTGGAGTACGCTTACGATGACTGGTGCATTGCACAAGCAGCGCAGAAGCTGGGCCGGCAGGATATCTATCAGGAGTTTAGCAAGCGGGCCAGCAACTGGCAGAACGTATATGACGCTCGTATCGGCTTCATGCGGCCGAAGATGAGTGACGGTACCTTCCGCAAAGAATTTGATGTGCTCAGCACCAACAACCAGGGCTTTATTGAGGGCAACGCCTGGAACTACAGCCTATATGTACCGCAGGATCCGGGCAAGCTGATTCAGCTGATGGGCGGCAACCAGAAGTTCGTGCCGCATCTGGATTCGCTTTTCACGATGCATCTGCCAGACAAATTCTTCGCCGAAACCGAGGACATTACCCGCGACGGAATCATTGGCAACTACGTGCATGGCAATGAGCCGGCTCACCATGCGGCTTACCTCTATAACTGGACGGATCAGCCCTGGAAAACGCAGGAACGGGTGCGCATGATTATCAAGCGCATGTATCACCCGACGCCCGATGGCCTGGGCGGCAATGATGATTGTGGGCAGATGAGCGCCTGGTATGTTTTCACGGCTCTGGGCTTCTACCCGGTGGCGCCGGGTTCTGATGAGTATGCACTGGGCAGCCCAGTCGTGCAGGGCGCCACATTACGACTGGAGAATGGCAAGACGTTCACTATTCAAGTGAAAAACCAGAGCGACAAGAATGTGTATGTGAAGCAGGCAACGCTGAATGGCAAAATCCTGACGCGGCCCTTTCTAAAACACAGTGACATTGTGCAAGGCGGCGAACTGGTCTTTACGATGAGCGCTAGGCCAGTAGGCAAGCTCTAG
- the truA gene encoding tRNA pseudouridine(38-40) synthase TruA yields the protein MRYFLHLAYDGSQYHGWQHQPNTSTVQRELDRCLSQVLRQPVYSLGSGRTDSGVHASHQVAHFDAELPDTLDLETLLYRLNRALPSDIRAQAVHPVSDQAHARYDAKIRTYEYHVRLVPDPFSPNFSLYLDRKPDVEAMNQAAAMLLGTHDFTSFSKVKGSEKHYMCTCYEAGWHEVPGGLVFRIRANRFVRGMVRLVVGTLLTVGRGKMSPEEFGRVFTSLNRVHASGAALANGLFLCRVEYPAELVAGVDLPTGLPYFSKV from the coding sequence TTGCGGTACTTTCTTCACTTGGCCTACGATGGCTCCCAGTACCACGGCTGGCAGCATCAGCCCAACACCAGCACGGTGCAACGGGAACTGGACCGCTGCCTTTCGCAAGTGCTGCGCCAGCCCGTGTATTCACTTGGCAGTGGCCGCACCGATTCGGGCGTGCACGCCAGCCACCAGGTAGCGCACTTCGATGCCGAACTGCCCGACACGCTGGATCTGGAAACGCTGCTCTACCGCCTCAATCGGGCCCTCCCGAGCGACATTCGGGCCCAAGCCGTGCATCCGGTGTCCGATCAGGCCCATGCTCGCTACGACGCCAAAATCCGCACCTATGAGTACCACGTCCGGCTAGTGCCCGACCCCTTCAGCCCCAATTTTTCGCTCTACCTAGATCGGAAGCCCGATGTGGAGGCAATGAACCAGGCGGCCGCCATGCTCCTCGGCACCCACGACTTCACGAGTTTCTCGAAAGTAAAGGGCAGCGAGAAGCACTACATGTGTACCTGCTATGAGGCGGGCTGGCACGAAGTGCCGGGTGGCCTCGTGTTCCGGATTCGGGCCAACCGCTTTGTGCGCGGCATGGTGCGGCTGGTGGTGGGCACCTTGCTCACGGTAGGTCGGGGTAAAATGTCGCCCGAGGAATTCGGGCGGGTCTTTACTTCCCTCAACCGCGTACATGCCAGTGGCGCGGCGTTGGCCAATGGGCTGTTTCTGTGCCGCGTAGAATACCCGGCCGAGTTGGTGGCCGGCGTAGACCTGCCCACCGGATTACCGTACTTCTCGAAAGTATAA
- a CDS encoding thiolase family protein, protein MPTAYIVDAVRTPIAKFGGALSSVRPDDLAALVLRELLRRNPSLDKSAIEDVIIGAANQAGEDNRNVARMAALLAGLPITVPGVTVNRLCASGLQSIMDASRAIKAGEGDIYLAGGAESMTRAPFVMAKSATAFARDFMAHDTTLGWRFVNPKLSKMHHPYAMGETAENVARKYGITREEQDAFAFNTQQKYQRAYEKGRFRKEIVPVFLPQPKGDTAMFDQDEPPRISSMEKLGTIRPAFQVDGTVTAGNSAGINDGAAAVIVVSEEALKRYNLKPMARVVSSAVVGVDPAYMGLGPVPATQKVLQRAGLTLQDMDLIELNEAFAAQSIACIRDLDLDTSKINVNGGSIAIGHPLGASGSRITATLLHEMQRREGVRYGLATMCVGVGQGAAVIYEKM, encoded by the coding sequence ATGCCAACCGCATACATCGTGGACGCTGTCCGCACCCCTATTGCCAAATTTGGTGGCGCGCTGAGTAGCGTGCGCCCCGACGATTTAGCCGCGCTTGTATTGCGTGAGCTGCTGCGCCGCAATCCTTCCCTCGATAAATCAGCCATTGAAGACGTAATTATTGGAGCCGCCAACCAGGCTGGCGAAGACAATCGCAACGTGGCCCGAATGGCGGCGCTGCTGGCGGGCTTGCCTATCACGGTACCGGGTGTTACCGTCAACCGGCTTTGTGCCTCTGGCCTACAAAGCATTATGGATGCTTCGCGGGCTATTAAGGCGGGCGAAGGTGACATCTATTTGGCAGGTGGCGCCGAGAGTATGACCCGGGCCCCTTTCGTGATGGCCAAGTCGGCTACAGCTTTTGCCCGCGACTTTATGGCCCACGATACAACGCTGGGCTGGCGCTTTGTAAATCCGAAGCTCTCTAAAATGCACCACCCGTACGCGATGGGCGAGACAGCAGAGAACGTGGCCCGGAAGTACGGCATCACGCGTGAGGAACAGGATGCATTTGCCTTCAACACCCAACAGAAATACCAGCGAGCCTACGAGAAAGGTCGGTTCCGGAAGGAAATTGTGCCAGTGTTCCTACCCCAGCCCAAGGGTGATACGGCCATGTTTGACCAAGACGAGCCACCGCGCATTTCGAGCATGGAAAAACTGGGTACTATCCGGCCGGCTTTCCAGGTGGATGGCACCGTGACGGCGGGCAACTCTGCGGGTATTAATGATGGCGCGGCGGCAGTTATTGTGGTAAGCGAGGAAGCCCTGAAGCGCTATAACCTGAAGCCAATGGCTCGGGTAGTTTCGTCGGCAGTAGTAGGCGTTGACCCCGCTTATATGGGCCTGGGGCCGGTGCCCGCTACGCAGAAAGTGCTGCAGCGTGCGGGTCTGACCTTACAGGACATGGACCTGATTGAGCTGAACGAAGCATTCGCAGCCCAAAGTATTGCCTGCATCCGGGACTTGGACCTCGACACCAGCAAAATCAATGTGAACGGCGGTTCTATTGCTATCGGACACCCTCTGGGAGCTAGTGGTTCGCGCATCACGGCCACGCTGCTCCACGAAATGCAGCGCCGAGAAGGGGTACGCTATGGCCTGGCTACGATGTGTGTGGGCGTAGGCCAGGGTGCCGCCGTGATTTACGAAAAGATGTAA
- a CDS encoding ABC transporter ATP-binding protein, with protein sequence MEQATTATKSGNIFDWQVLRRLMTYVRPYQRIFYFLIFLTIATAALGTLRPFLIQRMVDVTIEQSDWSGLNRMFALLLVLLVAHAIVSYLQTYFGGWLGQYIVRDIRVDLYKHILDLRLKFFDRTPIGVLVTRNISDVETLSDVFSEGLAAMIGDILQLVFIMAFMFYIDWRLTLVSLAVIPPLLFSTYVFKEKVKKSFQEVRTAVANLNSFVQEHLTGMNVVQIFNNEEREFRKFEKINQEHTRANIRSVLYYSIYFPVAEVLAAAGVGLLVWYAAQGQIEGTISKGALIAFIMYNALFFRPIRQIADRFNTLQLGLVSTERLLKLLDSKEMIADNGTYIPTDLRGDVQFDNVWFAYNDEEWVLRDVNFEVQAGQTIAFVGATGAGKTSIINLLSRFYEINKGTIRIDGHDLREYDLKDLRRHIGVVLQDVFLFAGTIRDNITLGKDDITDEQIWEAADLVGARRFIERLPGGLQYEVMERGATLSVGQRQLISFVRAMVYQPRIIILDEATSSVDSETEELIQEAIEKLMQGRTSLVIAHRLSTIQKADRIIVLDKGEIKEAGNHEELLRHQGFYAQLYQMQYKGVLEG encoded by the coding sequence ATGGAGCAAGCTACTACTGCCACGAAAAGCGGCAATATCTTCGACTGGCAGGTACTGCGCCGGTTGATGACGTACGTGCGGCCGTATCAGCGCATCTTTTACTTCCTGATTTTCCTGACCATTGCCACGGCGGCGTTGGGCACGTTGCGGCCCTTCCTGATTCAGCGCATGGTGGACGTGACCATTGAGCAGAGCGACTGGTCGGGCCTGAACCGCATGTTTGCCTTGCTGCTGGTGTTGCTGGTGGCCCATGCCATCGTCAGCTACCTCCAAACCTATTTCGGCGGGTGGCTAGGCCAGTACATTGTGCGCGATATTCGGGTTGACCTCTACAAGCATATCCTGGACCTGCGGCTGAAGTTCTTCGACCGCACGCCCATCGGGGTGCTCGTGACGCGCAATATTTCCGATGTGGAAACCCTGTCGGATGTATTCAGCGAAGGGCTGGCGGCCATGATTGGCGACATTCTGCAACTGGTGTTCATCATGGCCTTCATGTTCTACATTGATTGGCGCCTGACACTGGTGAGCTTGGCCGTGATTCCTCCGCTGCTGTTCAGCACCTATGTGTTCAAAGAGAAGGTGAAGAAGTCGTTTCAGGAGGTGCGCACGGCTGTGGCCAACCTGAACTCCTTCGTACAGGAACACCTCACGGGCATGAACGTGGTCCAGATCTTCAACAACGAGGAACGCGAATTTCGCAAGTTTGAGAAGATCAATCAGGAGCACACCCGCGCCAACATTCGCTCGGTGCTCTACTACAGCATCTACTTCCCGGTGGCCGAAGTGCTGGCTGCTGCTGGCGTAGGCCTGTTGGTGTGGTACGCCGCGCAGGGGCAGATTGAAGGCACCATTTCAAAGGGCGCCCTCATTGCCTTCATCATGTACAACGCGCTGTTCTTTCGCCCTATCCGCCAGATTGCTGACCGTTTCAATACGCTGCAGCTAGGCCTGGTAAGCACCGAGCGCCTACTGAAACTGCTCGACAGCAAGGAGATGATTGCCGACAACGGCACCTATATCCCCACCGACTTGCGCGGCGACGTGCAGTTTGATAACGTCTGGTTTGCCTACAACGACGAAGAGTGGGTGCTGCGCGATGTAAACTTTGAGGTGCAGGCCGGCCAGACGATTGCCTTTGTAGGCGCTACTGGCGCCGGCAAAACCAGCATTATCAACCTGCTCAGCCGGTTCTACGAAATCAACAAAGGCACCATTCGTATTGATGGCCACGACCTGCGCGAGTACGACCTCAAGGACCTGCGCCGCCACATTGGGGTAGTACTGCAAGACGTATTCCTGTTCGCCGGTACCATCCGCGACAACATCACGCTGGGCAAAGACGACATCACCGACGAGCAAATATGGGAAGCCGCTGACTTGGTGGGTGCCCGCCGCTTTATTGAGCGCCTGCCGGGTGGCCTACAGTACGAGGTGATGGAGCGCGGCGCCACGCTTTCCGTAGGTCAGCGTCAGCTCATAAGTTTTGTGCGGGCCATGGTCTACCAGCCGCGCATTATCATTCTGGATGAAGCTACTTCATCCGTTGACTCTGAGACGGAAGAGCTGATTCAGGAGGCCATTGAGAAGCTAATGCAGGGTCGCACCTCGCTGGTTATTGCCCACCGCCTGAGCACCATCCAGAAAGCCGACCGCATCATTGTTCTCGATAAAGGCGAAATCAAGGAAGCCGGTAACCACGAGGAGCTGTTGCGCCATCAGGGCTTCTACGCCCAGCTCTACCAGATGCAATACAAAGGCGTGCTGGAAGGCTAG
- a CDS encoding GNAT family N-acetyltransferase: MMSPLLKPTLELPILGARLRPWRFSDAAALAHFANDKAVWQNLRDTFPHPYTTQDAEFFLSLVADDQRDLYLAIEVEGVAVGSIGVHFKTDVRRRSAEVGYWLAQEQWGKGLATAATKVVSDYVLARFDVCRLYAVVFESNAASARVLEKAGYELEARLRRSITKDGQTLDSLLYALVV, encoded by the coding sequence ATGATGAGTCCGCTGCTGAAGCCTACGCTGGAGCTACCGATACTGGGGGCACGTTTGCGCCCGTGGCGGTTTTCTGATGCCGCGGCACTGGCTCATTTTGCCAACGATAAAGCTGTCTGGCAGAACCTACGCGACACATTCCCGCACCCCTATACCACGCAGGACGCCGAGTTTTTCCTGTCATTGGTAGCTGACGACCAGCGCGACCTGTATCTCGCCATTGAAGTGGAGGGAGTAGCGGTGGGTAGCATTGGCGTACATTTTAAGACGGATGTGCGCCGGCGCTCTGCAGAGGTGGGCTACTGGCTGGCGCAGGAGCAGTGGGGCAAAGGGCTGGCTACGGCAGCCACCAAAGTAGTGTCTGACTATGTGCTGGCTCGCTTTGATGTGTGTCGGCTCTACGCGGTGGTATTCGAAAGCAATGCCGCATCGGCGCGAGTATTGGAAAAAGCGGGCTACGAGCTGGAGGCGCGGCTGCGGCGTAGCATCACCAAGGACGGGCAAACGCTGGATTCTCTGCTCTACGCGTTAGTTGTATAG